One genomic segment of Brachionichthys hirsutus isolate HB-005 chromosome 13, CSIRO-AGI_Bhir_v1, whole genome shotgun sequence includes these proteins:
- the psmb9a gene encoding proteasome subunit beta type-9 has protein sequence METHCTDTGVRGVSTGTTIIAMEFNGGVVLGSDSRVSAGKSVVNRVMNKLLPLHGRIYCALSGSAADAQSIAELVRYQLDMHRMEMDEDPRVRSAAFLVKSISYKYKEELEAHLIVAGWDRREGGQVFATLNGLLTRQPFVVGGSGSSYIYGFVDAGYCSGMSEGECQQFVLSALSLAMGRDGSSGGVAYIVTIDERGAEEKVILGNDLPAFFDQ, from the exons ATGGAGACACACTGCACGGACACCGGAGTTCGCGGAGTCAGCACCGGG ACCACCATCATTGCCATGGAGTTTAATGGCGGAGTCGTGTTGGGCTCTGATTCCAGAGTGTCTGCAGG GAAGTCCGTGGTGAACAGGGTGATGAACAAGCTGTTGCCGCTCCACGGCAGGATCTACTGCGCTCTGTCCGGCTCTGCCGCCGACGCCCAGAGCATCGCAGAGCTGGTCAGGTACCAGCTGGACATGCACAG AATGGAGATGGACGAGGACCCTCGGGTCCGCTCAGCCGCCTTTCTGGTGAAGAGCATCTCATACAAGTacaaggaggagctggaggcccATCTCATTGTGGCTGGTTGGGACAGACGGGAAGGAGGACAG GTGTTTGCCACCCTGAATGGCCTGCTGACGAGACAGCCCTTTGTGGTGGGTGGCTCTGGCAGCTCGTACATCTACGGCTTTGTTGACGCCGGGTATTGCAGCGGGATGAGCGAGGGGGAGTGTCAGCAGTTTGTCCTCAGCG CTCTCTCTTTGGCGATGGGCCGTGACGGCTCCAGCGGCGGCGTGGCGTACATCGTCACCATCGATGAACGCGGCGCAGAGGAGAAGGTCATTCTGGGAAATGACTTGCCGGCCTTCTTTGATCAGTGA